One window of Desertifilum tharense IPPAS B-1220 genomic DNA carries:
- the rimI gene encoding ribosomal protein S18-alanine N-acetyltransferase, whose protein sequence is MNSIEMRSLMLENLPAIVELDRLCFGQLWTAEGYQRELLSPNSVLLGLVQVPQAPIDPPDLPETLWGVPSQLLGLGCFWAILEEAHITIVAVHPDYRAQGLGQVLLYSLLKVARDRALERATLEVRASNQAAVRLYEKFGFAVAGRRRRYYKDPEEDALILWRGGLHQPEFEQQLSHWQTEIRDRLNHHCWQLNEDPFTGISPPV, encoded by the coding sequence ATGAATTCTATTGAAATGCGATCGCTGATGCTGGAAAATTTGCCAGCCATTGTGGAGCTAGATCGATTGTGCTTTGGACAATTGTGGACGGCTGAGGGCTACCAGCGCGAGTTGTTAAGCCCCAATAGCGTGCTGTTGGGTCTGGTGCAAGTGCCTCAAGCGCCTATCGATCCCCCCGATTTGCCGGAAACCCTCTGGGGAGTGCCTTCCCAACTGTTAGGGCTAGGCTGTTTTTGGGCAATTTTAGAAGAAGCCCATATTACAATTGTGGCAGTCCATCCCGATTACCGCGCTCAAGGGTTAGGACAAGTCCTGCTGTACAGCTTGCTCAAAGTGGCTCGCGATCGCGCTCTAGAACGAGCCACCCTAGAAGTCCGAGCTTCTAATCAAGCCGCAGTGCGTTTATATGAGAAATTTGGCTTTGCAGTCGCAGGGCGACGGCGGCGCTACTACAAAGATCCGGAAGAAGATGCTTTAATCTTGTGGCGAGGAGGACTGCATCAACCTGAATTTGAACAACAACTCAGCCATTGGCAAACGGAAATTCGCGATCGCCTCAACCACCACTGCTGGCAACTCAACGAAGATCCCTTCACTGGCATCAGCCCCCCGGTATAA
- the lysA gene encoding diaminopimelate decarboxylase, with product MVSTHSRHLEQSGRQYLPQPPRDGDERSPNQELLPLTTQVNQQDCLEIGGCDVTELVKTYGSPLYILDEVTLRTACRQYREAMHAYYSGESQVIYASKAWNCLAICAIVASEGLGVDVASGGELYTALKAGVSPDRIYFHGNNKSYAELKMAVEAGCQIVVDNYLELQTLTQLSEGAAAPVSILLRVTPGIECHTHDYIRTGQIDSKFGFDPNQLETVFRWIADHDCLNCMGLHAHIGSQIFELNPHRDLANVMLDWTRKASDVGLSITQINVGGGLGIRYTESDDPPSITEWVKQVAEAVTTAWNAAQLPLPKLLCEPGRSIVGPACVTAYTLGSRKEVPGLRTYLAVDGGMSDNARPITYQSVYRAVIANRMSAPPTQTATIAGKHCESGDILIQSAQLPATEPGDILVVMGTGAYNYSMASNYNRLTRSAAVLVNSQTAELIVQRETYEDLIRCDRLPSRIAPTL from the coding sequence ATGGTATCGACTCATTCGCGTCACCTCGAACAATCCGGACGACAATATCTTCCCCAACCCCCCCGCGATGGCGACGAGCGATCGCCCAACCAAGAACTCCTACCCTTAACCACCCAAGTCAATCAACAAGACTGTCTAGAAATTGGGGGATGCGACGTTACCGAACTGGTAAAAACCTATGGTTCTCCCCTGTATATTCTCGACGAAGTAACCCTCCGCACGGCCTGTCGCCAGTATCGCGAAGCCATGCACGCCTACTATTCTGGCGAATCCCAGGTGATTTACGCTTCTAAAGCCTGGAACTGCCTCGCCATTTGTGCGATTGTTGCCTCTGAAGGACTAGGGGTTGATGTGGCTTCTGGAGGAGAACTCTACACGGCGCTTAAAGCGGGTGTTTCTCCCGATCGAATTTATTTTCACGGCAATAATAAATCCTACGCCGAACTGAAGATGGCCGTTGAGGCGGGTTGTCAAATTGTGGTTGACAATTACCTAGAGCTACAAACGCTCACCCAACTCAGTGAAGGCGCTGCGGCTCCGGTATCCATTCTATTGCGCGTCACCCCCGGCATTGAGTGCCACACCCACGACTACATCCGCACCGGGCAAATTGACAGCAAATTTGGTTTCGATCCCAACCAACTCGAAACGGTATTCCGCTGGATTGCCGACCATGACTGTCTCAATTGTATGGGCTTGCACGCTCATATCGGCTCGCAGATTTTTGAACTCAATCCCCATCGCGATCTCGCGAACGTCATGCTCGACTGGACGCGCAAAGCTAGCGATGTGGGGCTATCGATAACGCAGATTAACGTTGGCGGTGGGTTAGGCATTCGCTATACCGAAAGCGACGATCCGCCGAGTATTACCGAATGGGTGAAGCAAGTTGCAGAGGCAGTAACGACGGCTTGGAATGCGGCTCAACTCCCCTTACCGAAGCTGCTGTGCGAACCCGGACGTTCCATTGTCGGCCCGGCTTGCGTGACTGCGTATACTTTGGGCAGTCGCAAAGAGGTTCCGGGTTTGCGAACCTACCTGGCGGTAGATGGAGGCATGTCAGATAACGCGCGTCCGATTACCTATCAATCTGTCTATCGGGCAGTAATCGCCAACCGGATGTCTGCACCCCCCACTCAAACCGCTACAATTGCGGGCAAGCATTGCGAATCAGGAGATATTCTGATTCAATCGGCTCAACTTCCGGCGACCGAACCGGGCGATATTCTCGTCGTTATGGGTACTGGTGCGTACAATTACAGCATGGCATCCAACTATAATCGGTTGACCCGGAGTGCGGCTGTATTAGTCAACTCGCAAACCGCTGAGTTAATCGTGCAAAGAGAAACCTATGAAGACTTGATTCGCTGCGATCGCCTTCCGAGCCGCATCGCACCGACGCTCTGA
- the cdaA gene encoding diadenylate cyclase CdaA produces the protein MGYFWRQWLTSLGETQFWLLHLVDFGLVLIFTYAVLMVIGERRTLWMVRGFITLMLATAISSWLRLELLSFVLNKLVIGSAVAMAVILQSEFRRFLEQLGKGEFIQLFQPATLPAPKPDSVIDEIVDAVKELSQNRTGALLILETTGPIDERDFSVPGVKLNAEVSKELLQTIFQTTTLLHDGAVWIRMSRIIAAGVILPLSERTASRQLGTRHRAAMGITDRVENCLCVVVSEETGSISLAERGSLNRPLTSSKLKELLEAKFSQTQTRDPVAPDLRSLGRQISSQASALVSRVLRLPDRASQKKK, from the coding sequence ATGGGTTACTTTTGGAGGCAATGGCTGACAAGCTTAGGCGAAACTCAGTTTTGGCTGCTTCATCTTGTTGATTTTGGGTTAGTCCTAATTTTTACCTACGCAGTCCTGATGGTCATTGGCGAGCGTCGGACGTTGTGGATGGTGCGAGGATTTATTACCCTGATGCTGGCAACAGCCATCAGTTCCTGGCTGAGATTAGAGCTTCTAAGCTTTGTCCTCAATAAATTAGTAATTGGCTCTGCGGTAGCAATGGCTGTAATTTTACAGTCAGAATTTCGCCGATTTCTCGAACAACTGGGTAAAGGCGAGTTTATTCAGTTGTTTCAACCGGCGACGTTGCCAGCCCCCAAGCCAGATAGCGTAATTGACGAGATTGTCGATGCGGTCAAAGAACTCTCCCAAAATCGTACGGGAGCCTTGCTCATCCTAGAAACCACTGGACCTATTGACGAACGAGATTTTTCTGTACCGGGCGTGAAACTCAATGCTGAAGTGTCAAAAGAACTACTGCAAACAATCTTCCAAACCACCACGCTGTTGCATGATGGTGCGGTCTGGATACGTATGTCTCGAATTATTGCGGCTGGAGTCATCTTACCGCTTTCCGAACGAACGGCTTCCCGGCAATTGGGGACTCGTCACCGAGCGGCTATGGGCATTACAGACCGCGTCGAAAATTGCCTGTGCGTGGTTGTATCTGAAGAAACCGGTTCAATTTCCCTTGCGGAACGGGGAAGTCTGAATCGTCCCTTGACCAGCAGTAAACTGAAAGAACTATTGGAAGCGAAGTTCTCTCAAACGCAAACTCGAGATCCGGTTGCTCCAGATTTACGGAGTTTGGGTCGCCAAATTAGTTCTCAAGCCTCCGCGTTGGTTTCGCGCGTCCTCCGTTTGCCCGATCGAGCTTCTCAGAAGAAAAAATGA
- a CDS encoding isoprenyl transferase, whose protein sequence is MTAKQSILKDLPADIQRDRLPRHVAIIMDGNGRWAKRRGLPRIMGHPRGVDALRELVRCCDDWGIEALTVYAFSTENWNRPQQEVTLIMTLIEQFLRAELPEMIQRDIRLELMGQLEALPRSLQAQMHRTMGATHNNRGLRFVVATNYGGRQEILQACRQLAMQVKQGAIQPDEIDEALFERHLYTAGCSDPDLLIRTSGEMRISNFLLWQVAYSEIYITDTLWPDFDRAELHRALCAYQQRDRRFGGVKNEV, encoded by the coding sequence ATGACTGCAAAACAAAGTATATTAAAGGATCTCCCTGCGGATATTCAACGAGATAGACTGCCCCGCCACGTCGCGATCATCATGGATGGTAATGGACGTTGGGCGAAGCGCCGGGGGCTGCCGCGCATTATGGGACACCCGCGCGGGGTGGATGCCCTGCGAGAGTTAGTCCGTTGCTGCGATGATTGGGGGATTGAGGCGCTGACGGTTTATGCCTTTTCTACGGAAAATTGGAATCGACCTCAGCAAGAAGTCACGCTGATCATGACCTTGATCGAACAGTTTTTGCGGGCGGAGTTGCCCGAAATGATCCAGCGCGATATTCGCTTAGAACTGATGGGTCAGTTAGAGGCGCTGCCGCGATCGCTCCAAGCGCAAATGCACCGCACGATGGGCGCGACTCACAACAATCGCGGCTTGCGCTTTGTGGTGGCCACCAATTATGGGGGGCGACAGGAAATTTTACAGGCCTGTCGGCAATTGGCCATGCAGGTGAAACAGGGCGCAATTCAACCGGACGAAATTGATGAGGCGTTGTTTGAGCGCCATCTGTACACGGCTGGCTGTAGCGATCCCGATTTATTGATTCGCACGAGTGGCGAAATGCGAATTAGCAATTTTTTGCTCTGGCAAGTCGCCTACTCGGAAATTTATATCACCGATACGCTGTGGCCCGATTTTGACCGGGCGGAGTTACATCGGGCGTTGTGTGCTTATCAGCAGCGCGATCGCCGTTTTGGTGGCGTGAAAAATGAAGTCTAA
- a CDS encoding isoaspartyl peptidase/L-asparaginase, whose amino-acid sequence MAQPKLIIHGGAGSSLNSKGGIETVRHSLHTVLEKSYALLAAGASALDAVVLGCELLEDDPIFNAGTGSVLQSDGQIRMSASLMDGSSQRLSGVINVSRIQHPINLAKALQTEADRILSDYGAAELVRSLAMPVYDPTIESRLREWLDERDRDFRSKMANVVAESAGRGTIGVVALDEQGRLAAGTSTGGKGFERIGRVSDSAMPAGNYATEQAAISCTGIGEDIIDESLATRIVVRVTDGLSLRAAMERSFTEAQRRQRDLGAIGLDATGAIAWGKTSEVLLAAYHTGEKMGDTLEWRDDALTGSIEG is encoded by the coding sequence ATGGCGCAACCCAAGTTAATTATCCACGGCGGAGCCGGGAGTTCTCTCAATAGCAAAGGCGGCATTGAAACGGTTCGCCATTCGCTGCATACCGTGCTGGAGAAAAGCTATGCTCTTTTAGCAGCAGGCGCTTCTGCCCTAGATGCAGTGGTTCTCGGCTGCGAGTTGCTTGAAGACGATCCCATCTTTAATGCCGGAACTGGATCGGTTTTGCAGTCTGATGGTCAAATTCGCATGAGCGCTTCGCTAATGGATGGCAGCAGCCAGCGCCTCAGCGGCGTGATTAATGTCTCTCGCATTCAACATCCCATTAACTTAGCCAAAGCCTTACAAACCGAAGCCGACCGCATCTTATCCGATTATGGCGCAGCCGAATTAGTGCGATCGCTCGCCATGCCGGTCTACGATCCCACAATCGAATCGCGCCTCAGAGAATGGCTTGACGAGCGCGATCGGGATTTTAGAAGTAAAATGGCCAATGTCGTCGCCGAATCTGCCGGACGCGGCACGATTGGCGTCGTTGCCCTTGACGAACAAGGTCGATTAGCCGCAGGCACCTCCACCGGAGGCAAAGGTTTTGAACGCATCGGGCGCGTCAGCGACTCCGCCATGCCCGCAGGCAACTACGCCACCGAACAGGCTGCCATCAGTTGTACGGGAATCGGCGAAGATATTATCGACGAAAGCCTCGCCACTCGGATTGTCGTGCGCGTCACCGATGGACTCTCCTTAAGAGCCGCAATGGAACGCAGCTTTACCGAAGCCCAGCGTCGCCAGCGCGATCTAGGAGCCATTGGTTTAGATGCCACGGGCGCGATCGCCTGGGGCAAAACCAGCGAAGTCCTGCTAGCGGCTTACCATACCGGCGAGAAAATGGGAGACACCCTAGAATGGCGCGACGACGCCCTCACGGGTTCAATTGAAGGATGA
- a CDS encoding DUF2256 domain-containing protein: MKRTRHKSDLPSKICPVCQRPFTWRKKWADCWDDVKYCSERCRRRR, from the coding sequence ATGAAACGAACTCGTCACAAATCCGATCTTCCCAGTAAAATTTGTCCGGTTTGTCAGCGCCCTTTTACATGGCGAAAAAAGTGGGCAGATTGCTGGGATGATGTGAAGTATTGCTCAGAACGCTGCCGTCGCCGTCGCTAA
- a CDS encoding RNA methyltransferase, translated as MDVTALARIKIILVEPAGALNVGAIARVMKNLGLSQLVLVNPRCDRASGEARQMAVHAADLLEAAEVVNSLPEALKGCQRAIATTARARALETPLEAPRSTLGWLLEAPSALIFGREDRGLTNEELNYAQRFVRIPSSEAYPSLNLAQSVAICCYELSQSARGEASESANPPMKKKSISSLGETASLENLERYYQQLESVLLKIGYLYPHTVASRMEKFRRLYNRTYLTDNEVAMLRGVLSQVEWAIAQQERSPSESFPFSEEKS; from the coding sequence ATGGATGTCACCGCGCTAGCCCGCATCAAAATTATTTTAGTTGAACCAGCCGGGGCTTTAAATGTCGGCGCGATCGCCAGAGTGATGAAAAATCTGGGATTATCGCAGTTAGTCTTGGTCAATCCCCGGTGCGATCGCGCGTCTGGGGAGGCGCGACAAATGGCCGTTCATGCCGCCGATCTCCTTGAGGCGGCTGAGGTGGTTAACAGCCTGCCAGAGGCGTTAAAGGGCTGCCAAAGGGCGATCGCGACTACGGCACGAGCGAGAGCCTTAGAGACGCCGCTAGAGGCTCCTCGTTCGACCTTGGGATGGTTATTAGAGGCTCCTTCGGCGTTAATTTTTGGACGAGAAGACCGGGGACTCACCAATGAGGAATTAAACTATGCTCAACGCTTTGTTCGCATTCCCTCTAGCGAAGCTTATCCGTCTTTAAATTTGGCTCAATCTGTGGCAATTTGCTGTTACGAACTGTCTCAAAGTGCGAGGGGTGAAGCCTCTGAATCGGCAAATCCTCCGATGAAGAAAAAGTCAATATCGTCCCTTGGGGAAACCGCTTCTTTAGAAAACTTAGAAAGATATTATCAACAACTAGAAAGCGTGTTATTAAAAATTGGTTATCTTTATCCTCATACGGTCGCGAGTCGCATGGAAAAGTTTCGTCGTCTATACAATCGAACCTATCTAACAGACAATGAGGTGGCAATGTTACGCGGGGTTTTATCTCAAGTAGAATGGGCGATCGCCCAACAAGAGCGATCCCCATCGGAGTCTTTCCCGTTTTCCGAAGAAAAATCCTAA
- a CDS encoding serine hydrolase: protein MWRKDPQFPQNSPVQTSMAESETNRDSRQPPRNLAPRKAQTPPQRGRMPPRRIQKRQRMTLAGRFLQPQQPPRRAPKREERRPPSASDPRRAPKRNPQNAHPPRRPAQPGNGAARDPRQRAGMRRSRPPERKPLSPFMYGTRLLILGVGIGAIAGTWLSVLDPAGRDLALQRSAANSAPVVQTQAADTSHSLAQNSWTLAQFGGTNLSGFALKSELKPLKNSLGAIAQQYANLSPGIFLIDLDTGAYVDLNGTQTYAAASTIKLPILVAFFQDVDAGKIRLEEMLVMKPEHIATGAGDLQYQPAGTQYSALDVATKMMTISDNTATNMLIERLGGAEALNQRFRSWGLKITALNNPLPDIEGTNLTSPQELAQIMAIVNRGDWVQGRSRDRILDIMGRTETAPLLKSGLGPGARLANKTGTLGVLLADMGLVDTPTGKHYAIAVMVKREFGDPTAEELIYQVSRAAYQHFSVPSATPPTPILEQAPLPSPNRPEGLPVEPAEATANRR from the coding sequence GTGTGGCGCAAAGATCCCCAGTTTCCGCAAAATAGCCCCGTCCAGACATCAATGGCGGAATCCGAAACCAACCGCGATTCGCGACAGCCGCCTCGCAATTTGGCACCCCGTAAAGCCCAAACGCCGCCTCAACGCGGCCGAATGCCACCTAGACGCATTCAGAAACGTCAAAGAATGACTCTAGCAGGACGGTTTCTGCAACCCCAACAACCCCCTCGTCGCGCCCCCAAACGCGAGGAAAGACGCCCCCCTAGCGCCAGCGATCCTCGCCGCGCCCCCAAACGCAATCCCCAAAATGCCCATCCGCCGCGCCGCCCCGCTCAACCGGGCAATGGAGCGGCTCGCGATCCCCGACAAAGAGCGGGAATGCGTCGCTCTCGCCCCCCGGAACGCAAGCCTTTGTCCCCTTTTATGTATGGGACGCGGTTATTGATTTTGGGCGTGGGGATTGGGGCGATCGCCGGAACTTGGCTTTCGGTCTTAGATCCCGCCGGTCGGGATTTGGCGTTGCAGCGTTCTGCCGCTAACTCCGCCCCGGTGGTGCAAACTCAAGCCGCCGATACCAGTCACAGTTTGGCTCAAAATTCGTGGACCTTAGCGCAATTTGGCGGTACAAACTTGAGCGGCTTCGCGCTGAAATCTGAGTTGAAACCGCTGAAAAATTCCCTAGGCGCGATCGCCCAACAATATGCAAATTTGTCTCCCGGTATTTTCCTGATCGATCTCGATACGGGTGCCTACGTCGATCTCAACGGCACGCAGACTTATGCAGCAGCGAGTACCATTAAACTCCCGATCCTGGTTGCCTTTTTCCAAGATGTGGATGCTGGCAAAATCCGCCTAGAGGAAATGCTGGTCATGAAACCCGAACATATTGCCACGGGTGCTGGCGATTTGCAGTATCAACCGGCGGGAACCCAATACAGCGCCTTAGATGTTGCCACTAAGATGATGACGATCAGCGATAACACGGCGACTAATATGCTGATCGAGCGTTTGGGTGGTGCCGAAGCCCTCAACCAACGCTTCCGCAGTTGGGGATTAAAAATCACTGCCTTGAATAATCCGCTCCCGGATATTGAGGGGACAAACCTCACCAGTCCTCAAGAGCTAGCACAAATTATGGCAATTGTCAATCGAGGGGATTGGGTACAAGGGCGATCGCGCGATCGCATTCTCGATATCATGGGACGAACCGAAACCGCTCCGTTACTCAAAAGCGGTCTAGGGCCAGGGGCCAGACTTGCTAACAAAACGGGCACCCTCGGCGTGTTGCTGGCCGATATGGGTTTAGTCGATACCCCGACTGGAAAACATTATGCGATCGCCGTTATGGTTAAACGAGAATTTGGCGACCCCACCGCAGAAGAACTCATTTACCAGGTTTCTCGCGCCGCTTATCAGCACTTTAGCGTTCCCTCTGCCACCCCTCCTACTCCCATCCTCGAACAAGCGCCCCTTCCCTCCCCCAACCGTCCAGAAGGTTTACCCGTAGAACCCGCAGAAGCCACCGCCAATCGACGTTAA
- a CDS encoding Uma2 family endonuclease, whose amino-acid sequence MVTSPLILNLDTVHLTDEQFYQLCQNNRDLSFERTTRGELIVMPPVGGDSGSREADLIADLVIWNRQTNLGYTFSSSTVFKLPNGADRSPDAAWIQRERYSALTPEQRRKFPPIAPDFVIELRSATDDLQTLRSKMREYMDAGVRLGWLINPQQQQVEIYRPGEEVEVRNLPTELSGENVLQGFSLNLSVY is encoded by the coding sequence ATGGTTACAAGTCCTTTGATATTAAATTTAGATACCGTTCACCTGACAGACGAACAGTTTTATCAGTTATGTCAAAATAACCGCGATTTAAGCTTTGAACGTACAACCAGAGGAGAATTAATTGTTATGCCACCCGTAGGAGGTGATAGTGGAAGTCGAGAAGCTGACCTGATTGCTGATTTAGTCATCTGGAATCGACAAACTAACCTCGGTTATACCTTTAGTTCCTCTACTGTATTTAAGTTACCCAATGGTGCCGATCGTTCCCCCGATGCGGCTTGGATTCAAAGGGAACGCTACTCAGCACTCACCCCCGAACAAAGACGCAAATTCCCTCCGATTGCACCCGATTTTGTCATCGAATTAAGGTCAGCAACAGATGATTTGCAAACGTTGCGTTCCAAAATGCGAGAATATATGGATGCCGGGGTGCGATTGGGATGGTTGATTAACCCCCAACAACAACAAGTAGAAATTTATCGCCCAGGCGAAGAGGTGGAAGTGCGAAATCTTCCTACAGAATTATCAGGTGAAAATGTATTGCAGGGATTTAGCTTGAATCTATCTGTTTATTAA
- the ppsA gene encoding phosphoenolpyruvate synthase encodes MIQAAQEKQSSGSKEQAFVLWFEEVGIADIPLVGGKNASLGEMIQQLTPQGVSVPTGFATTAYAYRYFVKKAGLEEKLRQLFSDLDVEDVLNLRERGKQARALVLNTPFPEELQSAIASAYKKLCERYGYDPQFCTRFGPDYQQQCEDYSQDTDVAVRSSATAEDLPDASFAGQQETYLNVHGVKGVLESCHRCFASLFTDRAISYRTIKGFDHFEVALSVGVQKMVRSDLASSGVMFSIDTETGFKNAALITAAYGLGENVVQGAVNPDEFFVFKPTLKEGYRPILEKRLGSKEIKMVYDLGGTKLTKNVSVTESERGKFAVTDDEVLQLAKWACIIEDHYSNVRGQYTPMDIEWAKDGLTGELFIVQARPETVQSQKSANILRSYKLQGTGDVVARGRAVGEMIGQGKARVILDVHRIDDFKAGEVLVTNKTDPDWEPIMKKASAIVTNQGGRTCHAAIIAREMGIPAIVGCGSATTDIVTGQEVTVCCSEGEEGKVYQGLVPFEVQETQLDNLPQTRTKILMNVGNPEEAFGLASMPCDGVGLARFEFIIANHIKAHPLALIHFDQLEDKSVQKEIAQLTALYPHKPDFFVDKLAHGIGMIAAAFYPNPVVVRMSDFKSNEYANLLGGRQFEPKEENPMIGWRGASRYYDPKYAAAYGLECKALKRVRDEMGLTNVIPMIPFCRTPEEGRKVLEVMEQNGLKRGENGLEVYVMCEIPSNVILADQFSDVFDGFSIGSNDLTQLTLGLDRDSSLVAHIFDERNEAVKQMVRMVIETAKRRNRKIGICGQAPSDYPEFARFLVELGIDSISLNPDSVIKTLLDIAKVENLQ; translated from the coding sequence ATGATTCAAGCAGCTCAAGAAAAACAATCATCCGGTTCAAAAGAACAAGCGTTTGTCCTTTGGTTTGAAGAAGTTGGAATTGCAGATATTCCTTTAGTTGGCGGAAAAAATGCCTCCCTCGGCGAAATGATCCAACAACTAACCCCCCAAGGCGTCAGTGTTCCTACGGGTTTTGCAACGACAGCTTACGCCTATCGCTACTTTGTGAAAAAAGCAGGCTTAGAAGAAAAACTACGCCAGTTATTCTCTGATTTAGACGTAGAAGATGTCCTGAACTTAAGAGAACGAGGCAAACAAGCCAGGGCCTTAGTTCTCAACACGCCATTTCCCGAAGAATTGCAAAGTGCGATCGCCTCAGCCTATAAGAAACTCTGCGAACGCTACGGCTACGATCCGCAATTTTGCACCCGCTTCGGCCCCGACTATCAACAACAATGCGAAGACTACAGCCAAGACACAGACGTAGCCGTTCGTTCTAGCGCCACCGCCGAAGACCTCCCCGACGCCAGCTTTGCCGGACAACAAGAAACCTACCTCAACGTACACGGCGTTAAAGGCGTTCTCGAATCCTGTCACCGTTGCTTCGCCTCCCTATTTACAGACCGCGCCATCTCCTATCGCACCATCAAAGGATTCGATCACTTTGAAGTTGCACTCTCCGTCGGCGTCCAAAAAATGGTGCGTTCCGACCTCGCCTCCTCCGGCGTTATGTTCTCCATCGATACTGAAACTGGATTCAAAAACGCCGCCTTAATTACCGCCGCTTACGGCTTAGGAGAAAACGTCGTTCAAGGGGCCGTCAACCCCGATGAATTCTTCGTATTTAAACCCACCCTCAAAGAAGGCTACCGCCCGATTTTAGAAAAACGCCTGGGTAGCAAAGAAATTAAAATGGTCTATGACCTGGGTGGCACCAAACTAACGAAGAACGTCTCCGTTACTGAAAGCGAACGCGGTAAATTTGCCGTCACCGATGATGAAGTCCTGCAACTGGCGAAATGGGCCTGCATCATTGAAGACCACTACAGCAATGTTCGCGGCCAATATACCCCGATGGACATTGAATGGGCCAAAGATGGTCTAACCGGCGAATTATTCATCGTCCAAGCGCGTCCCGAAACCGTCCAATCGCAAAAATCCGCTAACATCCTGAGAAGCTACAAACTCCAAGGAACAGGCGATGTCGTTGCACGGGGTCGCGCCGTGGGTGAAATGATTGGTCAAGGGAAAGCGCGAGTCATCCTCGACGTTCACCGCATTGATGACTTCAAAGCGGGTGAAGTGCTTGTCACCAACAAGACAGACCCCGACTGGGAACCCATCATGAAGAAAGCAAGTGCCATTGTCACCAACCAAGGAGGACGCACTTGTCACGCCGCTATTATTGCTCGTGAAATGGGAATTCCTGCTATTGTCGGTTGCGGTAGCGCCACCACCGATATCGTCACCGGACAGGAAGTAACTGTGTGCTGTTCGGAAGGGGAAGAAGGCAAGGTTTATCAAGGTTTGGTTCCCTTTGAAGTGCAAGAAACCCAACTCGATAACTTGCCACAGACGCGCACCAAGATTTTAATGAACGTTGGCAACCCAGAAGAAGCCTTTGGTCTGGCTTCCATGCCTTGCGATGGTGTAGGTTTGGCCCGGTTTGAGTTTATTATCGCCAACCACATTAAAGCGCACCCGTTAGCGTTGATTCACTTTGACCAACTTGAAGATAAATCGGTTCAGAAAGAAATTGCCCAACTGACGGCTTTGTATCCCCACAAACCTGATTTCTTCGTGGATAAACTGGCGCATGGAATTGGGATGATTGCGGCAGCGTTCTATCCAAACCCGGTGGTGGTGCGGATGTCGGACTTCAAGAGTAATGAATACGCCAACCTCCTCGGCGGTCGTCAGTTTGAACCGAAAGAAGAAAACCCGATGATTGGCTGGCGGGGTGCCTCGCGCTATTACGATCCGAAGTATGCCGCCGCCTATGGGTTGGAATGCAAGGCGCTGAAACGGGTACGCGATGAGATGGGATTAACGAACGTTATCCCGATGATTCCCTTCTGTCGCACGCCAGAAGAAGGCCGCAAGGTGTTGGAGGTGATGGAACAAAATGGCCTCAAACGCGGCGAAAATGGTCTGGAAGTTTACGTCATGTGCGAAATTCCCAGTAACGTGATTCTGGCGGATCAATTTAGCGATGTGTTTGACGGTTTCTCGATTGGTTCTAATGACTTAACGCAGCTAACGTTAGGTTTAGACCGCGATTCGTCTCTGGTGGCGCATATCTTTGACGAACGCAATGAAGCGGTTAAGCAAATGGTGCGGATGGTGATTGAAACAGCCAAACGCCGGAATCGCAAGATTGGGATTTGCGGCCAAGCACCCAGCGATTATCCTGAATTTGCTCGGTTCTTAGTTGAGTTGGGGATTGATTCAATTAGTTTGAACCCGGATTCAGTGATTAAGACGTTGTTGGATATCGCCAAGGTGGAAAATCTCCAATAG
- a CDS encoding XisH family protein, whose amino-acid sequence MPAKDIFHDAVKHALQKEEWIVTDDPLVIKFGKDKMSIDLGAEKLLAAERGKDKIAVEIKSFLGDSQLFDYHAALGQFLNYRLALRLKDPDRVLFLAVPLKTFQSLFSRDFAQASVREYHVKLIIYDPIAEVIVQWQN is encoded by the coding sequence ATGCCTGCAAAAGACATTTTTCACGATGCAGTTAAACACGCACTCCAGAAAGAAGAGTGGATCGTTACAGACGATCCGCTAGTGATTAAATTTGGCAAAGATAAAATGTCTATTGATTTAGGTGCTGAAAAGCTGTTAGCAGCCGAGCGAGGAAAGGATAAAATTGCTGTTGAGATTAAAAGCTTCTTAGGAGATTCACAACTTTTTGACTATCATGCTGCTTTAGGTCAGTTCCTGAATTATCGGTTAGCCTTACGACTCAAAGATCCCGATCGCGTTTTATTTCTAGCAGTTCCCCTAAAGACGTTTCAATCGCTTTTCAGTCGGGACTTTGCTCAGGCTTCAGTCCGAGAGTATCACGTGAAGTTAATCATTTACGACCCCATCGCCGAGGTAATTGTGCAATGGCAAAACTAG